A genomic segment from Ignavibacteriales bacterium encodes:
- a CDS encoding ABC transporter permease: MFNTRTLAIIKRELKMKLFSKSFILMTLLVPLFMVVIFSIQYLVHSLSDEERADLIVISDSDEILNKLQNEIFQTSSFKSGDLTARFEKIELPKFNSKLIEVKPDIIAQRITGVVFIPSTSLQSKGVEYYSSNPSNSSLFYKIKPSINKTLVEIYFAGRLLTDDEIKFARKDVEINGFRVSSDEKVAEEGYGNRIAMVLFSFLLYMALIFSGTMTMNAVVEEKSNKIVEVLLSSVSSTELMAGKIIGTVIVQVLQMAIWLSPMVLLISTSWFFIPAEFMPQMNFGFVLYFLFNYSIALISYVALYASVGAIFDNPQDAQSGVWPLLMLIMIPFFIALGMESNAQSSLAQIASLFPFSSLIVMPARMILVEVPIWQILLSVVINLVVLIGIFKLAGKIYRIGILLTGKKPKWSEVIGWLKMSS; this comes from the coding sequence ATGTTTAATACAAGAACACTCGCAATTATAAAACGCGAACTTAAAATGAAGCTTTTTAGCAAATCATTTATTCTTATGACTTTGCTTGTACCTTTATTTATGGTTGTAATATTTTCGATTCAGTATTTGGTTCATTCACTTTCTGATGAGGAAAGAGCTGATTTAATTGTGATTTCTGATTCCGATGAAATTTTAAACAAACTTCAAAATGAGATATTCCAAACAAGTTCTTTTAAATCTGGTGATCTTACTGCACGATTTGAAAAAATTGAATTACCAAAATTCAATTCTAAATTGATTGAAGTTAAACCTGATATTATAGCTCAAAGAATTACAGGTGTTGTTTTTATACCATCAACCTCTTTGCAATCAAAAGGCGTTGAATACTATTCATCAAACCCAAGCAACTCTTCTTTATTTTATAAGATAAAACCATCTATTAATAAAACTCTTGTTGAGATTTATTTTGCCGGCAGACTTTTAACGGATGATGAAATAAAATTTGCTAGAAAAGATGTTGAGATAAATGGTTTCAGAGTTTCATCCGATGAAAAGGTTGCAGAAGAAGGCTACGGAAACAGAATTGCAATGGTGTTGTTCTCTTTTCTTCTTTATATGGCATTAATATTCTCCGGCACTATGACAATGAATGCTGTTGTGGAAGAGAAAAGTAATAAAATTGTGGAAGTACTGCTTTCTTCTGTAAGCAGTACAGAACTTATGGCCGGAAAAATAATTGGGACTGTTATAGTTCAGGTTTTGCAAATGGCTATATGGTTAAGTCCGATGGTTTTGCTTATTTCAACAAGCTGGTTTTTCATTCCAGCGGAATTTATGCCACAAATGAATTTTGGATTTGTACTTTATTTCTTATTTAACTATTCAATTGCATTAATCAGTTATGTTGCACTTTATGCATCAGTGGGCGCTATTTTTGATAACCCTCAAGATGCACAATCCGGTGTTTGGCCGTTGTTAATGTTAATAATGATACCCTTTTTTATTGCACTTGGCATGGAATCAAACGCACAAAGTTCTTTGGCGCAAATTGCTTCACTATTTCCATTCTCTTCTTTAATTGTTATGCCTGCACGAATGATATTGGTTGAGGTTCCGATTTGGCAGATATTACTTTCCGTTGTTATAAATCTTGTAGTTTTAATTGGAATATTTAAATTAGCAGGCAAGATATACCGCATAGGAATTTTACTTACAGGTAAAAAGCCCAAATGGTCAGAAGTTATTGGCTGGTTAAAGATGAGTTCCTAA
- a CDS encoding ATP-binding cassette domain-containing protein, which produces MNVLEVKNLTKRFSGITAVDKASFSVSEGSVFGLIGRNGAGKTTTIRMMLNIYFPDEGEVLFKGSKIEQDFKDSVGYLPEERGLYKKMKVLDMLLFLAELKGKKGSDVSKSALQYLERFDLADRKNSKIEDLSKGNQQKIQFIGTVLHDPDFLIFDEPFSGLDPINTNLLKEIILEMKNKGKVVIFSTHLMEFAEKMCDSIAMIDKGKIILNGKLTEIKEKYASRNVSLNYNGNISFLNNHPIVESIENYGNTTGIKLKNENSDQELLKLLMANNISIKKFNVDEISLHEIFVLLAGKEVANV; this is translated from the coding sequence ATGAATGTACTGGAAGTTAAAAATCTTACTAAAAGATTTAGTGGAATTACCGCCGTTGATAAAGCATCATTTTCCGTTTCGGAAGGTTCTGTGTTTGGATTGATTGGCAGAAACGGTGCTGGAAAAACTACTACAATTAGAATGATGTTAAATATTTACTTCCCTGATGAGGGTGAAGTTTTATTTAAAGGTTCAAAGATTGAACAGGATTTTAAAGATTCTGTTGGCTATTTGCCTGAGGAGCGAGGTCTTTACAAAAAGATGAAAGTATTGGATATGCTGTTATTCCTTGCCGAACTAAAAGGTAAAAAGGGAAGTGACGTTTCAAAATCAGCATTACAATATTTAGAAAGGTTTGATCTTGCGGATAGAAAAAATTCTAAGATTGAAGACCTCTCAAAAGGGAATCAGCAGAAAATACAATTTATTGGTACAGTTCTTCACGATCCTGATTTTTTAATTTTTGATGAACCCTTTTCTGGGCTTGATCCTATCAATACAAATCTTTTAAAAGAAATAATTCTTGAAATGAAAAACAAAGGCAAAGTTGTAATCTTTTCAACACATCTAATGGAATTTGCAGAAAAGATGTGTGATTCTATTGCAATGATTGATAAGGGTAAGATAATACTAAATGGCAAACTAACTGAGATTAAAGAAAAATATGCAAGCAGGAATGTAAGTCTAAATTATAATGGTAATATATCTTTTCTAAATAATCACCCTATTGTTGAAAGCATTGAAAATTACGGAAACACAACAGGTATAAAACTTAAAAATGAAAACTCCGATCAGGAATTATTAAAATTACTTATGGCAAATAATATTTCAATTAAAAAGTTTAATGTGGATGAAATTTCTCTGCACGAAATTTTTGTTTTGCTTGCAGGAAAAGAGGTTGCAAATGTTTAA
- a CDS encoding OmpA family protein produces the protein MLNMLKFFKIIFVYFLLSLTVIYQSNSQTPSTDNNFLLQNFILSLEGGLAYGSSDYKNATPGPAFRGSIEYYPIIIQNSRLGVKAFAGGLTLKFNDTRNLISSNDGLRDIPDHISTDGIQIGSGISFGYAFNDYFIPSITVGGTFLKFSPKDSDGKIRPFNKADVYKKEIISFYFEGELKIKISERFSVNTQLSYYPTSSDYLDDVSASTNNDTYLTGMLGISYAFTGNFDSDGDGIKDNVDICPDSKEDFDGFEDEDGCPDPDNDKDGILDLQDKCPDQAEDKDGFEDWDGCPDLDNDKDGIWDVNDNCPDEAEDIDGFQDEDGCPDVDNDGDGILDINDKCPDQPETINNFEDGDGCPDAAQQETFYQFNLRGDDTFNNGSSNLTEAAKLVLNEIAFYIQNQPKSKWRIEGHMDSQGSSYTIKKLSYDRARSAYDYLITQGVLADQLEVYGLGDSFPIGNNNSAEGRSSNRRIMIIRED, from the coding sequence ATGTTAAATATGTTAAAATTTTTCAAAATAATTTTTGTTTATTTTCTCTTATCACTCACAGTGATTTATCAATCTAATTCTCAAACTCCATCTACTGATAACAATTTTCTTTTACAAAATTTTATTTTATCACTTGAAGGTGGTTTAGCATATGGATCTTCCGACTATAAAAATGCGACACCCGGTCCTGCTTTTAGAGGCTCAATTGAATATTATCCAATAATTATTCAGAATTCCAGGCTTGGTGTTAAAGCATTTGCAGGTGGCTTAACCCTTAAATTTAATGATACAAGAAATTTAATTTCAAGTAACGATGGACTGCGTGATATCCCCGATCATATTTCAACGGACGGAATCCAAATAGGTTCTGGAATTAGTTTTGGTTATGCCTTTAATGATTATTTTATCCCTTCTATTACAGTGGGTGGTACATTTCTCAAATTCAGCCCAAAAGATTCAGATGGAAAAATACGCCCATTTAATAAGGCAGATGTCTATAAAAAAGAGATTATTAGTTTTTATTTTGAGGGTGAATTAAAGATTAAAATATCAGAAAGATTTAGCGTCAATACTCAATTGAGTTACTACCCAACATCCTCAGATTATTTGGATGATGTCTCTGCTTCAACAAATAATGATACATACCTAACCGGAATGTTAGGAATTTCATACGCGTTCACCGGCAACTTTGATTCTGATGGCGATGGAATAAAAGACAATGTAGATATATGTCCGGATTCTAAAGAAGATTTTGATGGGTTTGAAGATGAAGATGGTTGTCCTGATCCCGATAATGACAAAGATGGTATTTTAGATTTACAAGATAAATGTCCGGATCAAGCGGAAGATAAAGATGGATTTGAAGATTGGGATGGCTGCCCTGATCTTGATAACGACAAAGATGGTATTTGGGATGTAAATGATAATTGTCCGGATGAAGCAGAAGACATAGATGGCTTTCAGGATGAAGACGGCTGCCCCGACGTTGATAACGATGGTGATGGAATTCTCGATATAAACGACAAATGTCCTGATCAACCTGAAACAATAAATAATTTTGAAGATGGGGATGGCTGTCCTGATGCGGCACAGCAAGAAACTTTCTATCAATTTAACCTAAGGGGCGATGATACTTTTAATAATGGTTCGTCAAATTTAACGGAAGCTGCAAAACTTGTTCTTAATGAAATTGCCTTTTATATACAAAACCAGCCCAAAAGCAAATGGCGTATAGAGGGTCATATGGATAGTCAGGGATCTTCTTATACTATCAAAAAACTATCTTATGACAGAGCAAGATCTGCATATGATTATCTAATAACTCAGGGTGTTTTGGCAGATCAATTAGAAGTATACGGCTTAGGAGATTCATTCCCAATCGGTAATAACAATTCTGCAGAAGGAAGAAGTTCTAATAGAAGAATAATGATTATTAGAGAAGATTAA
- a CDS encoding N-acetyltransferase: MEKKNINNVKLGKDVKIFDFVNLYGCSIDDNSKIGTFVEIQKNASVGKNTKISSHTFICEGVHIGDNVFIGHNVTFINDKYPRSANPDGTMQTEADWAVVETFIKNGASVGSSSTILCGVTVGENAIVGAGAVVTKDVPANTVVAGVPAKVIKKL; the protein is encoded by the coding sequence TTGGAAAAGAAAAATATTAACAATGTAAAACTGGGTAAAGACGTTAAGATTTTTGATTTTGTAAATCTTTATGGTTGTTCAATTGATGATAATTCAAAGATTGGAACATTTGTAGAAATACAAAAAAATGCTTCAGTTGGTAAGAACACTAAAATTTCTTCACACACATTTATCTGCGAAGGTGTTCACATTGGGGATAATGTTTTTATAGGGCACAATGTAACCTTTATTAATGATAAATATCCTCGATCTGCAAATCCTGATGGGACAATGCAAACAGAAGCTGATTGGGCTGTGGTAGAAACATTTATAAAAAATGGGGCTTCGGTTGGTTCATCATCTACAATATTGTGTGGTGTTACTGTTGGCGAGAACGCCATTGTTGGAGCTGGGGCTGTTGTTACCAAAGATGTACCAGCAAACACAGTTGTTGCCGGTGTACCTGCAAAAGTTATTAAAAAGCTATAA
- a CDS encoding Gfo/Idh/MocA family oxidoreductase translates to MKVAIVGLGYWGPNLVRNFLSQPDVEKVVACDMREDRLKVIKQKFPSVHVSNDCESVLKGECELIVIATPVATHYPIAKKALENGKHIWVEKPFTASVAEAEELVEIAEARNLKIFVDHTFIYNGAVLKMKELVEKGELGNILYFDSERINLGLFQRDVNVIWDLAPHDLSIMQFILGKKAKAISANGIANFNGKENIAHISIYFEDNCFAHFHVNWISPVKIRRMIVGGSKKMLVYDDMENFEKIKVYDSGIDIKSPEGIHEALVQYRIGDMFSPKVNQTEALALGARECLDAIKENRQPLTNGYDGLEIVKLLEASDKSLKGMGRIVEIQELVHF, encoded by the coding sequence ATGAAAGTTGCAATAGTAGGTTTAGGATACTGGGGTCCAAATTTAGTTAGAAATTTCTTATCGCAGCCTGATGTTGAAAAAGTAGTTGCTTGTGATATGAGAGAAGACAGGCTAAAAGTAATTAAGCAAAAATTTCCGAGTGTTCATGTTTCTAACGATTGTGAAAGTGTTTTAAAAGGTGAGTGCGAACTTATTGTTATCGCTACTCCTGTTGCAACACATTATCCAATCGCAAAAAAAGCACTTGAAAATGGAAAACATATTTGGGTAGAAAAACCTTTTACTGCAAGTGTTGCCGAAGCTGAAGAACTCGTAGAAATTGCTGAAGCTAGAAATCTTAAAATATTTGTTGATCACACCTTTATATATAATGGCGCTGTTCTTAAGATGAAAGAACTTGTTGAAAAAGGTGAGCTTGGCAACATTCTTTACTTTGATTCTGAAAGAATTAACCTTGGATTATTCCAGAGAGATGTAAATGTTATTTGGGATTTAGCTCCACACGATTTATCAATTATGCAATTTATTCTGGGCAAAAAGGCAAAAGCTATTTCCGCCAATGGTATTGCAAACTTTAACGGTAAAGAAAACATTGCACATATCAGCATTTATTTTGAAGACAATTGTTTTGCACATTTTCATGTTAATTGGATTTCACCAGTTAAGATAAGAAGAATGATTGTTGGCGGTTCAAAGAAAATGTTAGTTTATGATGATATGGAAAATTTTGAAAAGATAAAAGTTTATGATAGTGGAATTGATATTAAATCACCTGAAGGAATACATGAAGCTCTTGTACAGTACAGAATCGGTGATATGTTTTCTCCAAAAGTTAATCAAACAGAAGCACTTGCTTTAGGTGCACGCGAATGTTTGGATGCGATCAAGGAAAACAGACAGCCATTAACAAACGGGTATGACGGATTAGAAATTGTAAAGCTATTGGAAGCAAGTGATAAATCATTAAAAGGTATGGGAAGAATTGTTGAAATACAGGAATTAGTACACTTTTAA
- a CDS encoding sugar transferase yields MKKNYKYKYFFGIADFSILLFSFLVSIFILRNDTTANFFSFYAAIPGILLLIFTISLIILLIFQYNGLYRLDIILNRSTHFTHILKAIYYSSLQIVLLSFILDSRMILDSRLLFVFFFLVSVGLLFLIRVELLKWVFVELSQTSFKRNVVIVGNGKSGKLLATKLLYENPLGLNIIGFVDEERHIGDFVVAGKKVLGNLEDLPKIVKTRIVDELIVAVDNESYERFFDIVDQCKTLNVPIRMTSNLLDVVNQRLKTEKYTDIPVIDVAPQYNDNFTLGLKRITDVITASFGLLILSPFFALIAVLVKLSSPGPIFFKQARIGKDGKEFSFYKFRSMKQIDGEDEDRKKKMIEFMKNGADKNASDTKVINENRVTKIGKIIRKTSLDELPQLYNVIKGDMSLVGPRPCLPYEFENYPEWQKRRVSVIPGCTGVWQVWGRSLVTYEESVVLDLYYINNMSPWLDIQLIFQTVPVMLFSRGAK; encoded by the coding sequence ATGAAAAAAAATTACAAATACAAATACTTTTTCGGAATTGCAGATTTTTCAATTCTTTTATTCTCCTTCTTAGTATCAATATTCATTTTAAGAAATGATACAACTGCAAATTTCTTTTCATTCTACGCAGCAATTCCAGGAATCCTTTTATTAATTTTTACAATCTCTCTTATAATTCTACTCATTTTTCAATACAATGGTTTGTATAGATTAGATATTATATTAAACAGGTCAACACATTTTACTCACATTCTAAAAGCAATCTATTATAGTTCATTACAAATTGTACTTTTATCTTTTATTCTTGATTCAAGAATGATACTTGATTCCAGATTACTTTTTGTTTTCTTCTTTCTTGTTTCTGTTGGATTGCTGTTTTTAATAAGAGTTGAATTACTTAAATGGGTATTTGTTGAACTTAGTCAGACAAGCTTTAAGCGGAATGTAGTTATTGTTGGTAATGGTAAATCGGGTAAACTTCTAGCCACTAAATTACTGTACGAAAATCCTTTAGGACTAAACATAATTGGATTTGTGGATGAAGAAAGACATATCGGTGATTTTGTTGTTGCCGGAAAAAAAGTATTAGGAAATTTAGAAGATCTTCCTAAAATAGTTAAAACCAGGATAGTTGATGAGCTTATAGTAGCTGTTGATAACGAATCTTATGAAAGATTTTTTGATATTGTTGATCAGTGTAAAACTTTAAATGTTCCTATCAGAATGACATCAAACTTGCTTGATGTTGTTAATCAAAGATTGAAAACTGAAAAATATACTGATATTCCGGTTATTGATGTTGCCCCACAGTACAATGATAATTTTACACTTGGACTTAAACGAATTACTGATGTTATAACAGCCTCATTCGGCTTACTAATCCTATCACCATTCTTTGCATTAATTGCTGTTCTTGTAAAGTTGTCTTCACCAGGACCAATTTTCTTTAAACAGGCAAGAATAGGTAAAGATGGAAAGGAATTTAGTTTTTATAAGTTCAGATCGATGAAACAGATAGACGGTGAAGATGAAGATCGAAAAAAGAAAATGATCGAGTTTATGAAAAATGGTGCTGATAAAAATGCTTCAGACACAAAAGTTATAAATGAAAACCGAGTTACTAAGATTGGTAAAATAATCAGAAAAACTTCGTTAGATGAGTTACCACAATTGTACAATGTTATCAAAGGGGATATGAGTCTTGTTGGGCCTAGACCTTGTCTGCCTTATGAATTTGAAAATTACCCTGAGTGGCAGAAACGAAGAGTAAGCGTTATTCCAGGTTGTACAGGCGTATGGCAAGTATGGGGAAGAAGTTTAGTTACATATGAAGAAAGTGTAGTTTTAGATCTCTATTATATAAATAATATGTCCCCTTGGCTCGATATCCAACTGATCTTCCAGACAGTTCCTGTGATGTTGTTTTCAAGAGGAGCAAAATAA
- a CDS encoding DegT/DnrJ/EryC1/StrS family aminotransferase codes for MNIPFLDLKANYNSIKSEVDSAIQNVLDNTAYILGASVQNFEKDFAAAQDVKYCLGTSSGTDANHLVLWGLGIAAGDEVIIPANTFIATAWGATLCGATPVFVDCHPESYNMDPAKVEEAITSKTKAIVAVHLYGQSADLDPLKEIAKKHKIILVEDAAQAHLAEYKGKPIGGLSAAASFSYYPGKNLGAYGEGGAVTTNDEALFNRVKKLREHGQSQKYYHDSFGHNYRMEGIQGAVLGVKLKHLSKWTDARRAVAAKYNEGLKGLGKVITPKEMSYAKHVYHLYVIQLNDGSFEASNQLRDKLKDFLTQQGVNVGLHYPIPLHMQECFKGLGYKKGDFPNSERIAEAGLSLPMFPEMNDEQINYVVGKIKEFFK; via the coding sequence ATGAATATTCCTTTTTTGGACCTTAAGGCAAATTACAATTCAATAAAATCAGAAGTTGATTCTGCTATTCAGAATGTTCTGGATAATACAGCCTATATATTAGGTGCATCTGTACAAAATTTTGAAAAAGATTTTGCCGCTGCGCAGGATGTAAAGTATTGTCTGGGAACAAGTTCAGGTACAGACGCAAATCATTTAGTGCTTTGGGGTTTGGGAATTGCAGCAGGGGATGAAGTGATAATTCCTGCAAATACTTTTATCGCAACAGCTTGGGGCGCAACTCTTTGTGGTGCTACTCCTGTTTTTGTTGATTGTCATCCGGAAAGTTATAATATGGATCCGGCAAAGGTTGAGGAAGCAATAACAAGTAAAACAAAAGCTATTGTCGCGGTTCATCTATACGGACAAAGTGCTGATCTTGATCCATTAAAAGAGATTGCAAAAAAACACAAAATTATTTTAGTGGAAGATGCTGCTCAGGCACATCTTGCGGAGTACAAAGGAAAGCCAATTGGCGGATTATCTGCAGCTGCTTCTTTCAGTTATTATCCCGGAAAAAATCTTGGAGCTTATGGCGAAGGCGGAGCTGTTACAACTAATGATGAAGCACTTTTTAACCGTGTAAAAAAATTGAGAGAACACGGACAATCACAAAAATATTATCACGATTCTTTTGGACATAATTACAGAATGGAAGGCATTCAAGGTGCTGTTCTTGGTGTTAAACTAAAACACTTAAGTAAATGGACTGATGCAAGAAGAGCAGTAGCTGCTAAATATAATGAAGGTCTAAAAGGGTTGGGAAAAGTTATAACACCAAAAGAAATGAGTTATGCAAAACACGTCTATCATTTATATGTTATACAATTAAATGATGGAAGTTTTGAAGCAAGTAATCAACTTAGAGATAAGTTAAAGGATTTCTTAACTCAGCAGGGAGTTAATGTTGGTTTACATTATCCAATTCCGCTTCATATGCAGGAATGTTTTAAAGGATTAGGATATAAAAAAGGTGATTTCCCAAATAGTGAAAGAATTGCCGAGGCAGGGTTATCGCTTCCGATGTTCCCTGAAATGAATGATGAACAAATTAATTATGTTGTTGGGAAAATTAAAGAATTCTTTAAATAA
- a CDS encoding NAD(P)-dependent oxidoreductase, whose translation MLQGKKFLITGSTGRLGKEICQRLEELKATVIPIILQGYPENPKRIEWNSYVNPIRIFEKEDITKLEVPDYIINFHWQVNRTKSFTEQLLFEINSNIYLHEFFWEWLKEKQPKKFINISTIKIFSELNENPVSSLTLPKPLTPYGISKVTAENYFNSLFHKSITRVVNLRLGSIAAFGEVPTQLLTQLFNSAFNNKKIWVNKEHISNILYIDEAIDLIINSALIGDKANYLLVGDGLLNEYISERFEEISQRKLNAEYRDLSPDVIDPGFISDGDKLKSSWTRSYSLDSMIEQIIKLNLRSSSAKISNCFK comes from the coding sequence ATTTTACAAGGTAAAAAATTTCTGATTACAGGCTCTACCGGTCGTTTAGGTAAAGAAATCTGCCAACGTCTGGAAGAGTTGAAAGCTACAGTAATTCCTATAATCTTGCAAGGATATCCAGAAAATCCTAAACGGATTGAATGGAATTCTTATGTAAATCCTATCAGGATTTTTGAGAAAGAAGATATAACCAAGCTTGAAGTTCCAGATTATATTATCAATTTCCACTGGCAGGTTAACCGGACTAAATCATTTACAGAACAATTACTTTTTGAGATAAATTCAAATATTTACTTACATGAATTCTTTTGGGAATGGTTGAAAGAAAAACAACCAAAAAAATTTATAAACATATCAACAATTAAAATATTCAGCGAATTAAATGAAAACCCAGTTTCATCATTAACTCTTCCTAAGCCATTAACACCTTACGGTATTTCGAAAGTAACAGCGGAAAATTACTTCAATTCATTGTTCCACAAATCAATCACAAGAGTTGTTAACCTGAGATTAGGATCAATAGCAGCTTTTGGAGAAGTGCCAACACAGTTGTTAACCCAGCTTTTTAACAGCGCATTTAATAATAAAAAAATTTGGGTTAACAAAGAACATATTTCAAATATTTTATATATAGACGAAGCAATTGACCTGATAATTAATTCTGCATTGATTGGTGATAAGGCAAATTACCTTCTTGTTGGTGATGGGCTATTAAACGAGTATATCTCTGAAAGATTTGAAGAGATAAGTCAACGAAAGCTTAATGCCGAATATCGGGATCTAAGTCCAGACGTGATCGATCCTGGATTTATATCAGATGGAGACAAATTGAAATCATCCTGGACTAGGTCCTATTCGCTAGATTCTATGATTGAACAGATTATAAAATTAAATCTCAGAAGTTCCTCTGCTAAAATTAGCAATTGTTTTAAATAA
- a CDS encoding GDP-mannose 4,6-dehydratase: MQNKHIVVTGGAGFLGSHLVRLLLEKGNKVTILDDFSHGKDLHLKEIADNPNLRVIKGDITNINNVKKAFENGQVVFHFAVLDLRQSIKEPQRVNDVIVDGTLNCLNVARDSNIELFVNCSSSEVFGTAQYIPMDEKHPLLPETPYAASKVAQDMYTFSFGRTYGLPWTTVRPFNMYGPHSHWQGYRGELIPKMIVRAMNQQPLVIFGEGDQTRDFIYVEDAARGILDVASSNSCLNKNINICTGKETTIRNIAEAICNEFSLDPKVYIQKQEPRPGDVMRHLGGNSIFEELTGYLPKTTLEEGISKTISWFKSLPYSPEELLKQEVLRSWE, encoded by the coding sequence TTGCAGAATAAACATATTGTTGTTACGGGCGGAGCTGGATTTCTTGGTTCACATTTAGTTCGATTATTACTAGAAAAGGGGAACAAAGTGACAATATTGGATGACTTCTCGCACGGCAAAGATTTGCATTTAAAGGAAATTGCTGACAATCCTAATCTTAGAGTAATAAAAGGTGATATAACTAATATTAATAACGTAAAGAAAGCATTTGAAAATGGACAGGTAGTCTTTCATTTTGCAGTTCTTGATTTACGACAATCTATTAAAGAACCACAAAGAGTAAACGATGTTATCGTTGATGGGACACTAAATTGTTTAAATGTCGCTCGCGATAGTAATATTGAACTGTTTGTCAATTGTTCTTCGTCAGAAGTTTTTGGAACTGCTCAATATATTCCAATGGATGAAAAACATCCACTGCTACCAGAAACACCTTATGCAGCATCAAAAGTTGCTCAGGATATGTATACTTTCAGTTTTGGAAGAACTTATGGGTTACCCTGGACCACGGTAAGACCATTTAATATGTATGGCCCGCATTCTCATTGGCAAGGATATAGGGGAGAATTGATTCCAAAGATGATTGTAAGAGCAATGAACCAACAGCCTCTGGTTATTTTTGGCGAAGGTGATCAAACAAGAGACTTTATCTATGTAGAAGATGCTGCGAGAGGGATATTGGATGTTGCAAGTAGTAATTCCTGTCTTAACAAAAATATTAATATTTGTACAGGTAAAGAAACCACAATAAGAAATATTGCTGAAGCAATTTGTAATGAATTTTCACTTGATCCTAAAGTGTATATTCAAAAACAGGAACCCCGTCCCGGTGATGTTATGAGACATCTGGGCGGTAATTCTATCTTTGAAGAACTGACAGGTTACTTACCCAAAACCACACTTGAAGAGGGTATAAGCAAGACTATATCTTGGTTTAAAAGTCTTCCATACTCTCCTGAAGAACTATTAAAACAAGAAGTATTAAGAAGTTGGGAGTAA
- a CDS encoding polysaccharide biosynthesis/export family protein → MKIVFFILFATLCVFISLNSYAQKISPGDGVRIAFLDIGDVITGDYYIQPNGLLNLPQIGIINTTNKDFKEIKSEIESRYDSLYRDPHLSVNALFRINILGEVTNPGFYYVSDSEKFTAILAFAGGPRETADLGDIVLIRDFEAIEIDVETIIEKGRNASDLGLQSGDQIYVPRRWWADNSGVVTTIISIVALAITTYAVFFQ, encoded by the coding sequence ATGAAAATAGTATTTTTTATTCTTTTTGCAACCCTTTGCGTATTTATAAGTCTAAATTCATATGCACAGAAAATAAGTCCAGGCGATGGAGTAAGAATAGCTTTTCTCGATATTGGAGATGTGATTACTGGCGATTATTATATTCAACCAAACGGTTTACTAAATTTACCACAAATTGGTATTATAAATACAACTAATAAAGATTTTAAGGAAATTAAATCAGAAATAGAATCTCGTTATGATTCGTTATATAGAGATCCTCATTTAAGTGTTAATGCATTATTTAGAATAAACATCCTTGGAGAGGTAACAAACCCCGGGTTTTATTATGTCTCCGACTCAGAGAAATTTACTGCAATACTAGCATTTGCTGGCGGACCAAGAGAGACTGCGGATTTAGGTGATATAGTGCTGATAAGAGACTTTGAAGCAATTGAGATTGATGTGGAAACAATAATTGAGAAAGGCAGAAATGCTTCGGACTTAGGATTGCAGTCCGGAGATCAAATATATGTCCCAAGAAGATGGTGGGCAGATAATTCGGGAGTGGTCACGACAATTATTTCCATTGTTGCACTTGCCATAACCACTTACGCAGTCTTTTTTCAATAA